One genomic region from Mycobacterium basiliense encodes:
- a CDS encoding lipocalin-like domain-containing protein, which translates to MTAALRDKLVGAWELVSYVEREGPDGPIRYPHGEDAQGLIMYTPDGYMSAQIQSSGRPDYDRPVASGGTPEQAAAAALGYLAYSGRYFVDEATGDIRHEAKLSLIPNYLGRLHLRHSDLDGDRLTLSSELALPDGRTVCSSLVWARAGRVGQVG; encoded by the coding sequence ATGACAGCAGCGTTGCGCGACAAGTTGGTTGGAGCCTGGGAGCTGGTGTCTTATGTGGAGCGCGAAGGCCCCGATGGGCCGATCCGCTACCCGCACGGCGAAGATGCCCAGGGCCTGATCATGTACACCCCCGACGGCTACATGTCGGCGCAGATCCAGTCATCCGGACGGCCCGACTACGACCGCCCGGTTGCCAGCGGGGGCACCCCCGAGCAGGCCGCCGCTGCCGCGCTGGGATACCTGGCCTACAGCGGACGTTATTTCGTCGATGAGGCGACCGGCGATATCCGGCATGAGGCGAAACTGTCCCTGATACCCAACTACCTGGGCCGGTTGCATCTGCGGCATAGCGACCTCGACGGCGATCGGTTGACCCTGTCGTCCGAGTTGGCCCTGCCCGACGGGCGCACGGTGTGCTCGTCGCTGGTGTGGGCGCGGGCCGGGCGCGTCGGGCAGGTCGGCTAG